From one Magnolia sinica isolate HGM2019 chromosome 18, MsV1, whole genome shotgun sequence genomic stretch:
- the LOC131233594 gene encoding WAT1-related protein At1g43650-like isoform X1, which translates to MACHAFKFWDNQRACLAMVFMQLLYAGMALLSKAALNKGMSYFVFVVYRQAIATLALTPFVCIYERRKAPPMSLIVFCKIFLLALLGLTLSMDLYYMALRYTSATFATTIINIIPAMTFLIAILLRIESINLRRTYGRLKIVGMLICIGGAVLLSLYQGPPLKLLNWHHNIAPPRGRGVLISHGEDKPMTLKGPLLMFAAFTAWSIWFVMQAEILKDYPAKMQLTALQCFLSTIQSAITALILDRNIDSWKLGWNIQLLSVVYCGIFVSGVSYWLQIWCIETKGPVYVAMFSPLSVPITAILSALLWAELIYFGSVVGGLLIVGGLYCVLWGKSKEVENGSLENVIVPSGTPKDKLADLERG; encoded by the exons ATGGCTTGTCATGCTTTTAAGTTTTGGGATAACCAGAGAGCCTGTTTGGCTATGGTTTTCATGCAATTGCTGTATGCAGGAATGGCTCTGCTATCTAAGGCAGCTCTCAATAAGGGGATGAGCTACTTCGTTTTTGTTGTCTACAGGCAGGCCATTGCTACACTTGCTTTGACACCTTTTGTGTGCATATATGAAAG GAGAAAGGCTCCGCCGATGTCACTCATCGTCTTTTGCAAGATCTTCCTTCTTGCCTTATTAGG TCTTACATTGAGCATGGATCTCTATTACATGGCACTCCGTTACACATCTGCGACGTTTGCAACCACAATCATTAATATAATTCCTGCCATGACCTTCCTCATAGCCATTTTACTAAG AATAGAGAGCATAAATTTGAGAAGAACGTACGGTCGATTGAAGATCGTAGGCATGTTAATATGCATTGGCGGTGCTGTGTTGCTTAGCTTATACCAAGGCCCTCCATTGAAGCTCTTAAACTGGCACCACAACATTGCCCCACCCCGTGGAAGAGGTGTCCTAATTTCCCATGGAGAGGATAAGCCGATGACGCTCAAAGGCCCGCTTCTCATGTTTGCTGCATTCACCGCTTGGTCCATATGGTTTGTCATGCAG GCAGAGATCTTGAAAGATTACCCAGCTAAGATGCAGCTAACGGCTCTCCAATGTTTCCTGAGCACCATTCAGTCAGCTATTACTGCACTAATCTTAGATAGAAATATTGATTCATGGAAATTAGGTTGGAACATTCAGCTTCTCTCTGTTGTATACTGT GGAATTTTTGTGAGTGGAGTTTCTTACTGGTTGCAGATATGGTGTATAGAGACGAAAGGTCCGGTCTATGTGGCCATGTTTTCACCACTGTCTGTGCCCATAACTGCTATACTTTCAGCTCTTTTGTGGGCAGAACTGATCTACTTTGGAAG TGTGGTGGGTGGATTACTGATTGTTGGAGGGCTTTATTGCGTTTTATGGGGAAAGAGCAAGGAAGTGGAAAATGGGAGCCTTGAGAATGTGATTGTACCAAGTGGGACCCCCAAAGACAAGCTTGCAGATTTGGAGAGGGGTTGA
- the LOC131233594 gene encoding WAT1-related protein At1g43650-like isoform X2, with protein sequence MACHAFKFWDNQRACLAMVFMQLLYAGMALLSKAALNKGMSYFVFVVYRQAIATLALTPFVCIYERRKAPPMSLIVFCKIFLLALLGLTLSMDLYYMALRYTSATFATTIINIIPAMTFLIAILLRIESINLRRTYGRLKIVGMLICIGGAVLLSLYQGPPLKLLNWHHNIAPPRGRGVLISHGEDKPMTLKGPLLMFAAFTAWSIWFVMQAEILKDYPAKMQLTALQCFLSTIQSAITALILDRNIDSWKLGNFCEWSFLLVADMVYRDERSGLCGHVFTTVCAHNCYTFSSFVGRTDLLWKCGGWITDCWRALLRFMGKEQGSGKWEP encoded by the exons ATGGCTTGTCATGCTTTTAAGTTTTGGGATAACCAGAGAGCCTGTTTGGCTATGGTTTTCATGCAATTGCTGTATGCAGGAATGGCTCTGCTATCTAAGGCAGCTCTCAATAAGGGGATGAGCTACTTCGTTTTTGTTGTCTACAGGCAGGCCATTGCTACACTTGCTTTGACACCTTTTGTGTGCATATATGAAAG GAGAAAGGCTCCGCCGATGTCACTCATCGTCTTTTGCAAGATCTTCCTTCTTGCCTTATTAGG TCTTACATTGAGCATGGATCTCTATTACATGGCACTCCGTTACACATCTGCGACGTTTGCAACCACAATCATTAATATAATTCCTGCCATGACCTTCCTCATAGCCATTTTACTAAG AATAGAGAGCATAAATTTGAGAAGAACGTACGGTCGATTGAAGATCGTAGGCATGTTAATATGCATTGGCGGTGCTGTGTTGCTTAGCTTATACCAAGGCCCTCCATTGAAGCTCTTAAACTGGCACCACAACATTGCCCCACCCCGTGGAAGAGGTGTCCTAATTTCCCATGGAGAGGATAAGCCGATGACGCTCAAAGGCCCGCTTCTCATGTTTGCTGCATTCACCGCTTGGTCCATATGGTTTGTCATGCAG GCAGAGATCTTGAAAGATTACCCAGCTAAGATGCAGCTAACGGCTCTCCAATGTTTCCTGAGCACCATTCAGTCAGCTATTACTGCACTAATCTTAGATAGAAATATTGATTCATGGAAATTAG GGAATTTTTGTGAGTGGAGTTTCTTACTGGTTGCAGATATGGTGTATAGAGACGAAAGGTCCGGTCTATGTGGCCATGTTTTCACCACTGTCTGTGCCCATAACTGCTATACTTTCAGCTCTTTTGTGGGCAGAACTGATCTACTTTGGAAG TGTGGTGGGTGGATTACTGATTGTTGGAGGGCTTTATTGCGTTTTATGGGGAAAGAGCAAGGAAGTGGAAAATGGGAGCCTTGA